The genomic region AAAAGGGAAATCAATTCTAGAGACTTGAGGGATATGCCTAGTGTCACCTAGCTGTAGATCCGGACGTAGAACTGAGGGCACCACATAAGGAACAGATCTAGGCCAACCAAGCTAGGCCTTCCACGGCTCTCTCTTCCTCTAATGGCCTCCATTATGGACTTTGTTTAGACACAGGACAGCAGTTCCAAGACCACCATCTCAGGCTGGGCCCTGCCTCTCTGCAGCTCCCCTTCTCCAGGGGCTTGGCTGCCAATGGGGACACTGGCATCTTAATTGTGAACACACCTCTATCTCCCCCACCTTGCTGCCTTTGGGCAGACGGAAGTGGGGGATTTATGGGTAGTTTGCTTTGAGAGAACCCATAGCTGACActcatcctgactgtggttcttgCTTTTCTGcttggtgcttaataaaactTAATCTGAAATATCTGTCGAGGGATTCAGAAACAAGAGAattgaaagactgaaaaaaggcaGGCTGGGATTTCACAGAATctaagaaatggaagggacctcagaggccataccTGCCCTCTGCAATACCCCTAACAGGGGTCATCCAGCTCTGTTTGAACATCTCCACTGACACCACCATTTCAGGAAgcctgttttcctttttggacaactctaattgttgggaaatttCCCTTTACATTGAATTAAATCTGCTTCCATGTAACATATACCTCTTATTCCTAGTTCTCTCCTCTGGAGGTCAGCAGAATGAATATAATCTCTATTCCTAAGGATGGCCCTTTGAATACCTGAAGACTTAATGCCCTCTGAGATTTATTTTTCATAGACAAAGAGAATGAGGGTGGTACATTTGGCCCACTCCCACCCAGCCTTTCTGAAAGCTGTGGACATTTATTCAAAGGGTCACCTAGTATTAACTTGCCAACAACTCAAGGACCTTGGTAAAAATTCCATCTAGGAGAAGTCtatttttaatgcttttaaatcctctctctttgtctccttgCCTTCCCAACGCAGATGCCTCATTAGGTACCCTGATATCCAACAGCTCCCCACTCTCTACAGAACGACATCCAGACCACCTCTCTCATCATAATATCCTCATTCCTTAAAATGTCCCTCCTCATTCCCCTCATAAAGTCCTCATTCTTTCAAGTTATCTAGTCGAGTTAATGGATGATAACAGTTTTTCATATCTCCCTTTGCCTCAAATAATAATGGTGCACTTTAATTTGAAACGCCAACATGTTAACCCAAAAGAACAGGCAATATGGGAGATTCAGACCGTGGGCAGACTGGTTAGCTAGGGCTACTTGGAAACATACAGATGCACTAATACCTTCTCATGAAAATTGTTTCTATGTTCCCCTATGTCCCCCTTTTTATCATAGCAGCCCCCACCCCTAATCCATAGTTCCCTTTTGAATATGTACTTGTAACCCAGctcctttttctttgaaaatgtcttACAGGCTGCAATTCACGTTCCCCTTCTGAGACAAGATGGAGGGGCATACACAGGGTGAGCTTTGTGGGGCGCCACTGGGATGTGCCACTGGCATCTCAAGCCCCTGGCAATCTCCTGGAGTTTATTCACACACTCAACGTGTGTGTGAGTGGGTTTTCCTAGAGCAATCAGGGGGTGGATGTCAGGGGTAGGAGATCCTGGCTGAACTGCAGCATATGTCCATGGCTCATTTTCATGCAATTTTCTAGAGGGAGAGCCTGTAGGTGACCTAGGTGTTAGAATTGAAGCCAGTTGCCCTTTTGGAGAGAAGACAGCTCCAGCCCACAGATCACATCACTGGTACCTCTAGGCTGAATTACTTGGCCTGGTCTAACATTCCTGGCTAGTCCCTCCCATTCCAGGAGAGGAAATGACCTGGCCTGGTGAGTGGAGTTTAGTTAGCAGCTCAGGCTCCTCCCTCCGGGTTTCATTTTTCCCAGAGGCCCCTGGGCTGCTCAGTTGGTAGGACTCCTTGGATCCTTTCTTCCCAGAGCAGGTCAGAAAGCCAAAGCAAGAATCGCGCAACCTGGCCATGTCCCTATGGGTATTCTCACTCACAAAACAGTATAGCACCGGGTCAGCCACACAGTTGAAACTGGTcaggagaagggagaagtggTAGATATTGAAGATGCCCTTGGCGAACTCACAGTTATCTTCCCATAGGCTGCGCACGAGCAGCAGGACGTGGTAGGGCAGAAAGCAGGCCAGGAAGATAATCATGGTACTCAATACCAGTCTCTGGATTTGATCTTTTCTGTTCTTCTGAGTGCCGTGGCTTCTCCGCACAGCCCGTAGGATTCCCCAGTAGGAGAAGAAGAGCAAGCAAATGGGAAAGAGGAAACCCACGGAGAACCGGTAATAATTGATGCTCCGCTGCCACGACTGGATGGGATAATGCTCAAAGCAGACCCGATGTCGGTCCTCATCCTCCATGACTTCAttagggatgaggaaaatgacaccGACCAGGAGCTCCTTGACCCAGATCACCAAGCTGACCCCGGCAGCAGCCTTCACAGTGCGGAACTGGTGAAAGCGAAAAGGATGGGCCACTGCCAGGTACCTGTCGATGGAAATGCAGCAGAGAAAGCCCACGCTGATGTAAATGTTCTCGTAGAGGAGAATGCCACAGATCTTACAAGACAGGTCTCCATGGGCCCAGTCATCATGCTGCAGAACATACTGGAGCCAGAAGGGCAGGGAGCAGATGTAGAGGAGGTCAGCCACGGTCAGATTGCAGAGGTAGACCCCCAATTCATTCTTGGCCTTGATCTGCAGATAGCCGTAGTACAGAGAGAGGCAATTGGCTGGGAAGCCTACCACCAACACCAAAATATATATCACTGGAGCCAGAGTCTGGTGAATGGTATGGTCAATGGTACAGTTACTAGGGGAATCGCCCATTGTAATATTCCCCATCTTCTGGACCAAAGAAGACTTTTCCCTTCAAGGAATTAAAAGATAGTCTGCCTTTCTCAGTCCCATTTTGTTTCTGGGGACTTGGAGTTTGGGGTCCATGCTACCTCTAGGTCATGGCCAAAGGGTTGTTGTTATCACTGGAACACATACAcctaaaagccaaacagagaaaggTCCTCAGAAGGGTTAGTATTCAATGTTCTCTAAAGCATCTAGATCAATAAAGATACTTGGGTGTTTATCCCTCCTCCAACCCCAGGACACTAAAAGGTGACCCACCCAATTGCTCCCCCTACTCTCTCCTGCCTTGGCTATGGCAGTCTGTGGTTCCCCACTGGGGTATGAGAAGCAGGTATCACTGCCAGAGAGTCTCCAGTGCTGAGCCTGGCTTCCATACTATAGGCTCAACAAGGGGTCCAAAGAGTACAAAtaagtacaaaaacatttaaacacATTTTTGGTGGTGCTGTGAACTGGTCTAtcccattctggaaagcaatttggaaccatgctccaaaagtttttaaattgtgcataccttgaGATCTAGAAATACGTCTACTGGCTCTATACTTTGAAGAAATTGAAGacagacagggaaaatcaaaaagCAGTTATGGTGTTCTTTTATGGCGTCAAAGAAATAGTAAGGGGTATCCATTGGGGATCAGCTGAACAAATTACGGTACATaaatgtggtggaatactatttcagagaagcttgggaagacttgtatgaactgatacagagtgaagtgagcagaaccaggagaacattcgtATAATaagaacaatattgtaaagacaaacaactctgaaagacacTGGGGTTCTGATGTCCAACAATAATTCCATAAgatttatgatgaaacatgctacctgcctcctgacagagagatgatgggttCAAGGTAGAGAATGAgagatacatttttggacacTGCCAATttgagatttgttttgcttgactacatattTGTTACtaatgtgttgtttttctttttttctcagtttgggaggggggaaggcagaaagAGGGGATCTAGGGATAAAGTTGTTCCcccaaaagacaaaatagaaaacaggaatagaaacattttttttgaaatgcacagaagagaacagaaggaaagccagaaggaaTCCCGGGCAAGAAGGGCAGACTTGAAAGTAACATGATACATTTGTCatataaagagaaaagcaagCTGTCCATAACAGATGCACAGCTTTACGTATAAccctttctttctactctactGTGTATGTTGAAACACTCACTTTAGTTGATGctaaagttcagaattttttaaaatgtgaaaaaataaaataaaaataagcaaaaataaaatagaaaaagataatCATACTTAAAATTTCATGACAAATATTAAGGAGAGTGACAAGCATTAAGCTTCATGAACATAAGAAATGATTTATGAGAATCAATTAAGCCATTAAGAACTAAGTTTGTCATCATCACTCTAGCTCTTCTCAGGATAGCCCCAGAAGTGGCTTAAATCTTGATAAAGATCCTCATGGATGAGGCTCCTTTTTGGTGAGAGAAAACTAGGTTTGGAGTTACAgtaactgaattcaaatttgccctgttacttattacttgtgtaaatcacttcacctttttaGATctgtttcctcaatggtaaaatgagcggggtggactagatcacctctaaATTCTCTTTCAGAGATTTGATCTTATGATTTTATGGGAACTTGGGAACTGATCAGCCATCAGTCACTACCTCCTTTTATCTCTGTTGAGTAggaaatacaattttttaaactgGAAGCTGTCATTTTTCtcataatatttgttttttttatattttgagttccaaattctcttcctgacttcagcccttCCCTCGCCCATTGAGAAGCAGTAGGATACCAACTGTAGGTGTGAACtcatgcaaaacagatttccatattagtcatgttgcaaaaaaaataaaaaataaagtgcaaaAAATAcgcttcaatctacactcagagttcatcaattcttttctttctgaaggtggatagcgcgtctcatcatgagtcctttggaattgttgcgGATCGtcgtgttgatcagagtagctcaATCATTCCCAGTTGATTACTGTTAccacgttgctgttactgtgtacgatgttcttctggttctgctcaccacactttgtatcaattcatgtaagtctcttccagtttttctgaaaccatcctctttatcatttcttatagcacaatagtattccatctcaaTCATACGCAATAACTTGTTcggtcattccccagttgatggacatccctataatttctaattctttgccaccacaaaaaagagctgtcataaatatttttgtacacatagatta from Trichosurus vulpecula isolate mTriVul1 chromosome 8, mTriVul1.pri, whole genome shotgun sequence harbors:
- the GPR68 gene encoding ovarian cancer G-protein coupled receptor 1; the encoded protein is MGNITMGDSPSNCTIDHTIHQTLAPVIYILVLVVGFPANCLSLYYGYLQIKAKNELGVYLCNLTVADLLYICSLPFWLQYVLQHDDWAHGDLSCKICGILLYENIYISVGFLCCISIDRYLAVAHPFRFHQFRTVKAAAGVSLVIWVKELLVGVIFLIPNEVMEDEDRHRVCFEHYPIQSWQRSINYYRFSVGFLFPICLLFFSYWGILRAVRRSHGTQKNRKDQIQRLVLSTMIIFLACFLPYHVLLLVRSLWEDNCEFAKGIFNIYHFSLLLTSFNCVADPVLYCFVSENTHRDMARLRDSCFGFLTCSGKKGSKESYQLSSPGASGKNETRREEPELLTKLHSPGQVISSPGMGGTSQEC